In Corythoichthys intestinalis isolate RoL2023-P3 chromosome 4, ASM3026506v1, whole genome shotgun sequence, a genomic segment contains:
- the gpr20 gene encoding G-protein coupled receptor 20, translating into MYSAPQHQQLSSLSAVSIMITMSANSTASCTLTNTPLVGHADMFTVSNSSGMEAYLQKLAHLDEGLYNDFCKLWITLMVINSLIFLVGMVLNTLALYVFCLRTKQKSSSVIYTINLAVTDLLVNLSLPTRILLYYSGGACLICSYLHIFSYFVNMYCSILFLTCICVDRYLAIVQVGASRRWRNSSVAKCVCISVWLFAIVVTYSFLSTAFQRTGCCLSKLLFLTLTEFFLPLVIIVAFTLRIVWALADHSQMQQSRKRRRRAVQLLTTVLIIFTVCFTPFHIRQVVVYFYPDMPHHAIIYHLTVTLSSLNSCMDPVVYCFVTNNFRATMRNIFQRKEAEQSSGDIISMQHSSKEVANAVPNIVIMMQTIPPSSEKDAQGIHTL; encoded by the exons ATGTACA GTGCCCCTCAACATCAGCAGCTTTCATCATTATCTGCAGTGTCCATCATGATCACCATGAGTGCAAACAGCACAGCATCCTGCACTCTCACCAACACTCCACTTGTTGGCCATGCTGACATGTTCACTGTCAGCAATTCAAGTGGCATGGAGGCATATCTTCAAAAACTTGCTCATTTGGATGAAGGACTTTACAATGACTTCTGTAAACTTTGGATTACGCTCATGGTCATAAACTCCCTCATTTTCCTG GTGGGCATGGTGCTCAACACGTTGGCTCTTTATGTCTTCTGCTTACGCACCAAGCAGAAGAGCTCCTCAGTGATTTACACCATCAATCTAGCTGTGACTGACCTGTTGGTCAATCTCTCTCTGCCAACACGCATCCTGCTCTACTACAGTGGAGGAGCTTGCCTCATCTGCTCCTACTTGCATATCTTCAGCTACTTTGTCAACATGTACTGCAGCATCCTCTTCCTCACGTGTATATGTGTGGACCGATACCTCGCGATTGTGCAG gTTGGAGCATCGCGTCGGTGGCGTAACTCCAGTGTGGCCAAATGTGTGTGTATCTCAGTGTGGCTGTTTGCCATTGTGGTCACCTACTCCTTCCTATCCACCGCATTCCAACGTACAGGTTGCTGCCTCTCAAAGCTCCTCTTCCTAACTCTGACTGAGTTCTTTCTACCCCTCGTCATCATTGTGGCCTTCACCTTGCGGATCGTGTGGGCGCTTGCCGATCACAGCCAGATGCAACAGAGCAG GAAAAGACGGAGAAGGGCTGTCCAGCTGCTGACCACAGTTCTGATTATCTTCACTGTTTGCTTTACACCATTCCACATACGGCAG GTGGTGGTTTATTTCTATCCCGATATGCCTCACCACGCGATCATCTACCATTTGACTGTCACGCTCAGTAGTCTGAATAGCTGCATGGATCCGGTGGTCTACTGCTTTGTGACTAACAACTTCCGG GCGACTATGAGGAATATTTTCCAGCGGAAAGAGGCAGAGCAAAGCAGCGGCGACATCATCAGCATGCAGCACAGTTCTAAGGAGGTCGCCAACGCTGTCCCTAATATTGTGATTATGATGCAAACCATtcccccctcatcagagaaagaCGCTCAGGGAATTCACACATTGTAA
- the LOC130915023 gene encoding solute carrier family 45 member 4-like isoform X1 yields MGELVAPDLDEKKTPMEVDSDNEIADEASCKSKGTKIPLHRWVMHGAVMFGREYCYAMETALVTPVLLQIGLPEQYYSLTWFLSPIFGLILTPVMGSASDRCTLRWGRRRPFILALCVGVLLGMALFLNGSLIGLSIGDRPDSQPLGIILTVLGVVVLDFCADACDGPIRAYLLDVADTEEQDMALNIHAFSAGLGGALGYMLGGLDWTGTALGRAFKAQQQVLFFFAAIIFIFSVILHMFSIPEKQLVVSNQLDTRGRRDSASQSSYRLISQTPLLLDVIAEEELPSRENNQVDSKIEETDFHVMERMRSKSDSVLAMPDTTIKLDPDLDLQAHLLLPAAQQALPEIQESLEHSFKPLNQSIDSLSPEGPRKFTDGMVFVESGDSAHTEFNGQINDPTELSPASDASDMKPKTKLINGVGVNPCMSPTDHCNANKSYTSNKAQMRLSSATASPRPHKHTFYRQPSFTFSYYGRVGSQRHRLRRTTTSDPQPVTTSRSLNDLSDLQLHANRREFQLSKSSLSSEDSISNSGPTRGATVRLLWLSTLKMPKQLWRLCICHLLTWFSYIAQAVFYTDFMGQVIYHGDPKAPANSTEFQNYNSGVQMGCWGLVVNAGTAAVCSAILQKYLDNFDLSIKVIYILGTLGFAIGTAVMAIFPNVYVAMVMISSMGIISMSMSYCPYALLGQYHEIKEFIHHSPANTRRGFGIDCAILSCQVYISQILVASALGAVIKAVGTVRVIPMVASCSSFLGFLTALFLVIYPDEEPEVANEDSRDRELACWPVGLDHNVEGSGARLALQNTADRDGFKTTEKHSIV; encoded by the exons atgggagAACTGGTAGCTCCAGACCTGGACGAGAAGAAAACACCAATGGAAGTCGACAGCGATAATGAAATTGCAGATGAAGCATCATGCAAAAGCAAAGGCACAAAGATCCCCCTGCACCGCTGGGTAATGcatggagcagtgatgtttggcCGGGAATACTGCTATGCTATGGAAACCGCCCTGGTCACACCAGTGTTGCTCCAGATAG GCTTGCCTGAGCAATACTACAGTCTAACATGGTTCCTCAGTCCTATATTTGGTCTCATCCTCACACCTGTGATGGGATCAGCCAGCGACCGCTGTACGCTGCGATGGGGTAGGAGAAGGCCATTCATTCTGGCTTTGTGTGTTGGTGTTCTTCTTGGTATGGCATTGTTCTTAAATGGATCATTAATTG gtctTTCCATAGGTGATCGCCCTGATAGTCAGCCACTGGGTATCATCCTTACAGTCTTGGGGGTGGTGGTACTCGACTTTTGTGCTGATGCGTGTGATGGACCCATCAGAGCTTACCTTCTTGATGTTGCAGACACAGAGGAGCAAGATATGGCACTAAATATCCATGCCTTTTCTGCAG GGCTCGGTGGCGCTTTGGGCTATATGCTTGGCGGCCTCGACTGGACTGGGACAGCTCTTGGTCGAGCCTTTAAGGCACAGCAACAAGTGCTCTTCTTTTTTGCAgccatcatcttcattttctctGTCATACTGCACATGTTCAGTATCCCAGAGAAACAGTTAGTGGTATCCAATCAGCTTGATACCAGAGGAAGAAGGGATTCAGCCAGTCAATCATCATACCGACTGATTAGTCAGACACCACTGCTTCTTGACGTCATCGCTGAGGAAGAATTGCCTTCTCGAGAGAATAACCAAGTAGATTCTAAGATCGAGGAAACGGACTTCCACGTTATGGAGCGAATGCGGAGTAAAAGTGATTCAGTCTTAGCCATGCCAGACACAACAATCAAGCTGGATCCTGACCTTGACCTGCAAGCCCATCTTTTGTTGCCAGCGGCGCAACAGGCTTTACCTGAAATCCAGGAAAGTCTAGAACATTCATTCAAGCCGTTGAATCAGAGCATTGATTCTTTGAGTCCCGAGGGACCACGTAAATTTACAGATGGAATGGTGTTTGTGGAATCCGGAGATTCTGCCCATACTGAGTTCAATGGTCAGATTAATGATCCTACTGAACTTAGTCCTGCCTCTGACGCCTCAGATATGAAACCAAAG ACCAAGCTGATTAACGGTGTTGGTGTCAATCCTTGTATGTCCCCCACTGATCACTGCAATGCAAACAAGAGCTACACCTCGAACAAAGCGCAAATGAGGCTCTCCAGCGCCACAGCTTCTCCACGGCCACACAAACATACGTTCTACCGACAA CCTTCTTTTACATTCTCTTATtatgggcgagtggggtcccaaCGTCACCGATTGCGACGGACAACCACCTCGGACCCTCAGCCAGTCACCACTTCCCGCAGTCTGAATGATCTCAGTGATCTGCAGCTGCATGCAAACAGGCGGGAATTTCAACTGTCGAAAAGTAGTCTGTCTTCAGAGGATTCCATCAGCAATAGCGGCCCCACCAGGGGAGCAACTGTAAGGCTGCTCTGGTTGTCAACGCTAAAG ATGCCAAAGCAGCTGTGGAGGCTGTGTATATGTCATCTACTCACATGGTTCTCCTATATAGCTCAAGCAGTCTTCTACACAGATTTCATGGGACAAGTCATTTACCATGGAGACCCCAAG GCACCGGCTAATTCCACAGAGTTCCAGAATTACAACAGTGGAGTCCAAATGGGGTGTTGGGGGCTTGTGGTCAATGCTGGTACTGCAGCTGTCTGCTCTG CCATCCTTCAGAAGTACTTGGATAACTTTGACCTGAGCATCAAAGTCATCTACATTTTGGGGACTCTGGGATTTGCAATTGGAACCGCAGTGATGGCCATCTTCCCGAATGTGTATGTTGCCATGGTGATGATCAGTAGTATGGGCATCATCTCCATGAGCATGTCCTACTGTCCTTATGCTTTACTTGGACAGTACCATGAAATCAAAGAG TTCATCCACCATAGTCCAGCCAACACTAGAAGAGGTTTTGGTATTGACTGTGCTATCCTATCGTGCCAA GTGTATATAAGCCAGATTTTGGTTGCATCGGCGTTGGGAGCGGTCATTAAGGCTGTTGGCACAGTGCGAGTCATTCCAATGGTGGCCTCGTGCAGTTCGTTTCTCGGATTTCTCACCGCCCTTTTCCTTGTTATTTACCCCGACGAGGAGCCGGAGGTTGCAAATGAGGATTCCAGGGACCGAGAGTTGGCCTGTTGGCCAGTAGGGCTGGACCACAACGTAGAAGGCAGTGGAGCACGTTTGGCTCTGCAGAACACAGCAGACAGAGATGGTTTTAAGACTACTGAGAAGCACTCTATTGTCTGA
- the LOC130915023 gene encoding solute carrier family 45 member 4-like isoform X2 produces MGSASDRCTLRWGRRRPFILALCVGVLLGMALFLNGSLIGLSIGDRPDSQPLGIILTVLGVVVLDFCADACDGPIRAYLLDVADTEEQDMALNIHAFSAGLGGALGYMLGGLDWTGTALGRAFKAQQQVLFFFAAIIFIFSVILHMFSIPEKQLVVSNQLDTRGRRDSASQSSYRLISQTPLLLDVIAEEELPSRENNQVDSKIEETDFHVMERMRSKSDSVLAMPDTTIKLDPDLDLQAHLLLPAAQQALPEIQESLEHSFKPLNQSIDSLSPEGPRKFTDGMVFVESGDSAHTEFNGQINDPTELSPASDASDMKPKTKLINGVGVNPCMSPTDHCNANKSYTSNKAQMRLSSATASPRPHKHTFYRQPSFTFSYYGRVGSQRHRLRRTTTSDPQPVTTSRSLNDLSDLQLHANRREFQLSKSSLSSEDSISNSGPTRGATVRLLWLSTLKMPKQLWRLCICHLLTWFSYIAQAVFYTDFMGQVIYHGDPKAPANSTEFQNYNSGVQMGCWGLVVNAGTAAVCSAILQKYLDNFDLSIKVIYILGTLGFAIGTAVMAIFPNVYVAMVMISSMGIISMSMSYCPYALLGQYHEIKEFIHHSPANTRRGFGIDCAILSCQVYISQILVASALGAVIKAVGTVRVIPMVASCSSFLGFLTALFLVIYPDEEPEVANEDSRDRELACWPVGLDHNVEGSGARLALQNTADRDGFKTTEKHSIV; encoded by the exons ATGGGATCAGCCAGCGACCGCTGTACGCTGCGATGGGGTAGGAGAAGGCCATTCATTCTGGCTTTGTGTGTTGGTGTTCTTCTTGGTATGGCATTGTTCTTAAATGGATCATTAATTG gtctTTCCATAGGTGATCGCCCTGATAGTCAGCCACTGGGTATCATCCTTACAGTCTTGGGGGTGGTGGTACTCGACTTTTGTGCTGATGCGTGTGATGGACCCATCAGAGCTTACCTTCTTGATGTTGCAGACACAGAGGAGCAAGATATGGCACTAAATATCCATGCCTTTTCTGCAG GGCTCGGTGGCGCTTTGGGCTATATGCTTGGCGGCCTCGACTGGACTGGGACAGCTCTTGGTCGAGCCTTTAAGGCACAGCAACAAGTGCTCTTCTTTTTTGCAgccatcatcttcattttctctGTCATACTGCACATGTTCAGTATCCCAGAGAAACAGTTAGTGGTATCCAATCAGCTTGATACCAGAGGAAGAAGGGATTCAGCCAGTCAATCATCATACCGACTGATTAGTCAGACACCACTGCTTCTTGACGTCATCGCTGAGGAAGAATTGCCTTCTCGAGAGAATAACCAAGTAGATTCTAAGATCGAGGAAACGGACTTCCACGTTATGGAGCGAATGCGGAGTAAAAGTGATTCAGTCTTAGCCATGCCAGACACAACAATCAAGCTGGATCCTGACCTTGACCTGCAAGCCCATCTTTTGTTGCCAGCGGCGCAACAGGCTTTACCTGAAATCCAGGAAAGTCTAGAACATTCATTCAAGCCGTTGAATCAGAGCATTGATTCTTTGAGTCCCGAGGGACCACGTAAATTTACAGATGGAATGGTGTTTGTGGAATCCGGAGATTCTGCCCATACTGAGTTCAATGGTCAGATTAATGATCCTACTGAACTTAGTCCTGCCTCTGACGCCTCAGATATGAAACCAAAG ACCAAGCTGATTAACGGTGTTGGTGTCAATCCTTGTATGTCCCCCACTGATCACTGCAATGCAAACAAGAGCTACACCTCGAACAAAGCGCAAATGAGGCTCTCCAGCGCCACAGCTTCTCCACGGCCACACAAACATACGTTCTACCGACAA CCTTCTTTTACATTCTCTTATtatgggcgagtggggtcccaaCGTCACCGATTGCGACGGACAACCACCTCGGACCCTCAGCCAGTCACCACTTCCCGCAGTCTGAATGATCTCAGTGATCTGCAGCTGCATGCAAACAGGCGGGAATTTCAACTGTCGAAAAGTAGTCTGTCTTCAGAGGATTCCATCAGCAATAGCGGCCCCACCAGGGGAGCAACTGTAAGGCTGCTCTGGTTGTCAACGCTAAAG ATGCCAAAGCAGCTGTGGAGGCTGTGTATATGTCATCTACTCACATGGTTCTCCTATATAGCTCAAGCAGTCTTCTACACAGATTTCATGGGACAAGTCATTTACCATGGAGACCCCAAG GCACCGGCTAATTCCACAGAGTTCCAGAATTACAACAGTGGAGTCCAAATGGGGTGTTGGGGGCTTGTGGTCAATGCTGGTACTGCAGCTGTCTGCTCTG CCATCCTTCAGAAGTACTTGGATAACTTTGACCTGAGCATCAAAGTCATCTACATTTTGGGGACTCTGGGATTTGCAATTGGAACCGCAGTGATGGCCATCTTCCCGAATGTGTATGTTGCCATGGTGATGATCAGTAGTATGGGCATCATCTCCATGAGCATGTCCTACTGTCCTTATGCTTTACTTGGACAGTACCATGAAATCAAAGAG TTCATCCACCATAGTCCAGCCAACACTAGAAGAGGTTTTGGTATTGACTGTGCTATCCTATCGTGCCAA GTGTATATAAGCCAGATTTTGGTTGCATCGGCGTTGGGAGCGGTCATTAAGGCTGTTGGCACAGTGCGAGTCATTCCAATGGTGGCCTCGTGCAGTTCGTTTCTCGGATTTCTCACCGCCCTTTTCCTTGTTATTTACCCCGACGAGGAGCCGGAGGTTGCAAATGAGGATTCCAGGGACCGAGAGTTGGCCTGTTGGCCAGTAGGGCTGGACCACAACGTAGAAGGCAGTGGAGCACGTTTGGCTCTGCAGAACACAGCAGACAGAGATGGTTTTAAGACTACTGAGAAGCACTCTATTGTCTGA